Proteins encoded in a region of the Ursus arctos isolate Adak ecotype North America unplaced genomic scaffold, UrsArc2.0 scaffold_2, whole genome shotgun sequence genome:
- the HSPB1 gene encoding heat shock protein beta-1, whose protein sequence is MTERRVPFSLLRSPSWDPFRDWYPAHSRLFDQAFGLPRLPEEWAQWFGHSGWPGYVRPLPPAAVEGPAAVAAPAYSRALSRQLSSGVSEIRQTADRWRVSLDVNHFAPEELTVKTKDGVVEITGKHEERQDEHGYISRCFTRKYTLPPGVDPTLVSSSLSPEGTLTVEAPMPKPATQSAEITIPVTFEARAQIGGPEAGKSEQPGAK, encoded by the exons ATGACCGAGCGCCGAGTGCCCTTCTCGCTCCTGCGGAGCCCCAGCTGGGACCCTTTCCGCGACTGGTACCCGGCCCACAGCCGCCTCTTCGACCAGGCCTTCGGGCTGCCCCGGCTGCCCGAGGAGTGGGCGCAGTGGTTCGGCCACAGCGGCTGGCCGGGCTACGTGCGCCCGCTGCCCCCGGCCGCGGTCGAGGGCCCCGCCGCGGTCGCCGCGCCCGCCTACAGCCGCGCGCTCAGCCGGCAGCTCAGCAGCGGCGTCTCGGAGATCCGGCAGACGGCCGACCGCTGGCGCGTGTCCCTGGACGTCAACCACTTCGCCCCCGAGGAGCTGACGGTCAAGACGAAGGATGGCGTGGTGGAGATCACCG gcAAGCACGAAGAGAGGCAGGACGAGCATGGCTACATCTCCCGATGCTTCACTCGAAAATACAC GCTGCCCCCTGGTGTGGACCCCACCCTggtctcctcctccctgtcccctgagGGCACGCTGACCGTGGAGGCCCCGATGCCCAAGCCAGCCACCCAGTCGGCAGAAATCACTATCCCTGTCACCTTCGAGGCACGTGCCCAGATTGGGGGCCCAGAAGCTGGAAAGTCGGAGCAGCCTGGAGCCAAGTAA